The Benincasa hispida cultivar B227 chromosome 11, ASM972705v1, whole genome shotgun sequence genome has a segment encoding these proteins:
- the LOC120091269 gene encoding uncharacterized protein LOC120091269 isoform X1, which translates to MEAMIRVAIQLSKTAAAAVRTPRLGSSSCFSLLSPSSSSWLASPWRSLHVGMDRPNASPVTRQMINYALSHARSQKSDESYAQGLLVLEQCLSAQSSEGQDADNSRGAVLLAMSAMFAERGDIHDAIDKLQRIEDLAHCSLDIRVAALEALAGLHLELDLDDSSSAIADKCLQLFENSELADDGNSEVLRARVKAVKGLVELVKNNLDAVESLFEGFQTIERCAGSAAFAYGEFLVASQNFSSAKEVYQKVIELGLEVKDSSEQCALAGGNMSPMDVLVAATCALGQLEGNLGNFAEAEDILTNALTKTEEHFGSHHPKVGVVLTCIALMFRHKAMKEHSSSLLIQEGLCRRAMDLMKVSPKGTGEQLKVDRRDIAIIAGGAYAEILDVQQNRKAEGKMMRNWAELAWRNRRISLEEVLDISQPPSKVPIIDTRICRLI; encoded by the exons ATGGAAGCTATGATTCGCGTCGCCATTCAGCTGTCAAAAACCGCCGCCGCCGCCGTTCGAACTCCGAGATTGGGCTCCAGCTCCtgtttctctcttctttctccttcATCATCCTCATGGTTAGCTTCACCTTGGAGATCACTTCACGTTGGAATGGACCGCCCAAATGCAAGCCCGGTCACTCGTCAGATGATCAATTATGCTCTATCTCACGCTAGGTCTCAGAAATCAG ATGAATCGTACGCACAAGGTCTTCTGGTTCTGGAGCAGTGCCTCTCTGCTCAGTCGAGTGAAGGCCAAGATGCCGACAACTCAAGGGGAGCGGTATTGCTTGCGATGTCTGCCATGTTTGCTGAAAG AGGTGATATTCACGATGCTATAGATAAGCTTCAGCGAATTGAGGATTTAGCACATTGTTCTCTAGATATTAGAG TGGCTGCTCTTGAAGCACTTGCTGGACTTCATCTCGAATTAGACCTG GACGATTCTTCATCCGCTATCGCCGATAAATGCTTACAACTATTTGAAAATAGTGAACTCGCTGATGATGGAAATTCTGAAGTTCTGAGAGCTCGTGTGAAAGCTGTAAAAGGGCTGGTTGAGCTTGTCAAAAATAACCTTGATGCAG TTGAATCATTATTTGAAGGGTTTCAAACAATTGAAAGATGTGCTG GTAGTGCTGCTTTTGCATACGGAGAATTTTTAGTGGCTTCACAAAACTTTTCATCTGCAAAAGAGGTGTACCAGAAAGTAATTGAGTTGGGATTAGAAGTCAAAGATTCGAGTGAGCAATGTGCATTAGCTGGTGGTAATATGTCTCCAATGGATGTGTTAGTGGCTGCGACTTGTGCTTTAGGGCAGCTTGAGGGGAATTTGGG GAATTTTGCTGAAGCCGAGGATATACTGACAAATGCATTAACTAAAACAGAAGAACATTTTG GGTCTCACCATCCGAAGGTTGGCGTTGTCTTAACCTGCATAGCACTCATGTTTCGACACAAAGCAATGAAGGAGCATTCAAGTTCACTTTTGATTCAAGAG GGACTTTGCAGGAGAGCAATGGACTTGATGAAAGTTTCACCGAAAG GCACGGGAGAACAATTAAAGGTGGACAGACGTGACATAGCAATCATAGCTGGAG GTGCGTATGCGGAGATACTCGACGTCCAACAGAATAGAAAGGCTGAAGGAAAGATGATGAGGAACTGGGCAGAACTTGCTTGGAGGAACCGCAGGATATCACTGGAAGAAGTACTAGACATAAGTCAGCCTCCATCCAAGGTGCCTATTATTGATACTCGAATCTGTAGGCTTATTTGA
- the LOC120091269 gene encoding uncharacterized protein LOC120091269 isoform X2, with amino-acid sequence MEAMIRVAIQLSKTAAAAVRTPRLGSSSCFSLLSPSSSSWLASPWRSLHVGMDRPNASPVTRQMINYALSHARSQKSDESYAQGLLVLEQCLSAQSSEGQDADNSRGAVLLAMSAMFAERGDIHDAIDKLQRIEDLAHCSLDIRVAALEALAGLHLELDLDDSSSAIADKCLQLFENSELADDGNSEVLRARVKAVKGLVELVKNNLDAGSAAFAYGEFLVASQNFSSAKEVYQKVIELGLEVKDSSEQCALAGGNMSPMDVLVAATCALGQLEGNLGNFAEAEDILTNALTKTEEHFGSHHPKVGVVLTCIALMFRHKAMKEHSSSLLIQEGLCRRAMDLMKVSPKGTGEQLKVDRRDIAIIAGGAYAEILDVQQNRKAEGKMMRNWAELAWRNRRISLEEVLDISQPPSKVPIIDTRICRLI; translated from the exons ATGGAAGCTATGATTCGCGTCGCCATTCAGCTGTCAAAAACCGCCGCCGCCGCCGTTCGAACTCCGAGATTGGGCTCCAGCTCCtgtttctctcttctttctccttcATCATCCTCATGGTTAGCTTCACCTTGGAGATCACTTCACGTTGGAATGGACCGCCCAAATGCAAGCCCGGTCACTCGTCAGATGATCAATTATGCTCTATCTCACGCTAGGTCTCAGAAATCAG ATGAATCGTACGCACAAGGTCTTCTGGTTCTGGAGCAGTGCCTCTCTGCTCAGTCGAGTGAAGGCCAAGATGCCGACAACTCAAGGGGAGCGGTATTGCTTGCGATGTCTGCCATGTTTGCTGAAAG AGGTGATATTCACGATGCTATAGATAAGCTTCAGCGAATTGAGGATTTAGCACATTGTTCTCTAGATATTAGAG TGGCTGCTCTTGAAGCACTTGCTGGACTTCATCTCGAATTAGACCTG GACGATTCTTCATCCGCTATCGCCGATAAATGCTTACAACTATTTGAAAATAGTGAACTCGCTGATGATGGAAATTCTGAAGTTCTGAGAGCTCGTGTGAAAGCTGTAAAAGGGCTGGTTGAGCTTGTCAAAAATAACCTTGATGCAG GTAGTGCTGCTTTTGCATACGGAGAATTTTTAGTGGCTTCACAAAACTTTTCATCTGCAAAAGAGGTGTACCAGAAAGTAATTGAGTTGGGATTAGAAGTCAAAGATTCGAGTGAGCAATGTGCATTAGCTGGTGGTAATATGTCTCCAATGGATGTGTTAGTGGCTGCGACTTGTGCTTTAGGGCAGCTTGAGGGGAATTTGGG GAATTTTGCTGAAGCCGAGGATATACTGACAAATGCATTAACTAAAACAGAAGAACATTTTG GGTCTCACCATCCGAAGGTTGGCGTTGTCTTAACCTGCATAGCACTCATGTTTCGACACAAAGCAATGAAGGAGCATTCAAGTTCACTTTTGATTCAAGAG GGACTTTGCAGGAGAGCAATGGACTTGATGAAAGTTTCACCGAAAG GCACGGGAGAACAATTAAAGGTGGACAGACGTGACATAGCAATCATAGCTGGAG GTGCGTATGCGGAGATACTCGACGTCCAACAGAATAGAAAGGCTGAAGGAAAGATGATGAGGAACTGGGCAGAACTTGCTTGGAGGAACCGCAGGATATCACTGGAAGAAGTACTAGACATAAGTCAGCCTCCATCCAAGGTGCCTATTATTGATACTCGAATCTGTAGGCTTATTTGA
- the LOC120091269 gene encoding uncharacterized protein LOC120091269 isoform X3, whose protein sequence is MEAMIRVAIQLSKTAAAAVRTPRLGSSSCFSLLSPSSSSWLASPWRSLHVGMDRPNASPVTRQMINYALSHARSQKSDESYAQGLLVLEQCLSAQSSEGQDADNSRGAVLLAMSAMFAERGDIHDAIDKLQRIEDLAHCSLDIRVAALEALAGLHLELDLDDSSSAIADKCLQLFENSELADDGNSEVLRARVKAVKGLVELVKNNLDAVESLFEGFQTIERCAGSAAFAYGEFLVASQNFSSAKEVYQKVIELGLEVKDSSEQCALAGGNMSPMDVLVAATCALGQLEGNLGNFAEAEDILTNALTKTEEHFGSHHPKVGVVLTCIALMFRHKAMKEHSSSLLIQEGLCRRAMDLMKVSPKGTGEQLKVDRRDIAIIAGGTDQASKLLCVCGDTRRPTE, encoded by the exons ATGGAAGCTATGATTCGCGTCGCCATTCAGCTGTCAAAAACCGCCGCCGCCGCCGTTCGAACTCCGAGATTGGGCTCCAGCTCCtgtttctctcttctttctccttcATCATCCTCATGGTTAGCTTCACCTTGGAGATCACTTCACGTTGGAATGGACCGCCCAAATGCAAGCCCGGTCACTCGTCAGATGATCAATTATGCTCTATCTCACGCTAGGTCTCAGAAATCAG ATGAATCGTACGCACAAGGTCTTCTGGTTCTGGAGCAGTGCCTCTCTGCTCAGTCGAGTGAAGGCCAAGATGCCGACAACTCAAGGGGAGCGGTATTGCTTGCGATGTCTGCCATGTTTGCTGAAAG AGGTGATATTCACGATGCTATAGATAAGCTTCAGCGAATTGAGGATTTAGCACATTGTTCTCTAGATATTAGAG TGGCTGCTCTTGAAGCACTTGCTGGACTTCATCTCGAATTAGACCTG GACGATTCTTCATCCGCTATCGCCGATAAATGCTTACAACTATTTGAAAATAGTGAACTCGCTGATGATGGAAATTCTGAAGTTCTGAGAGCTCGTGTGAAAGCTGTAAAAGGGCTGGTTGAGCTTGTCAAAAATAACCTTGATGCAG TTGAATCATTATTTGAAGGGTTTCAAACAATTGAAAGATGTGCTG GTAGTGCTGCTTTTGCATACGGAGAATTTTTAGTGGCTTCACAAAACTTTTCATCTGCAAAAGAGGTGTACCAGAAAGTAATTGAGTTGGGATTAGAAGTCAAAGATTCGAGTGAGCAATGTGCATTAGCTGGTGGTAATATGTCTCCAATGGATGTGTTAGTGGCTGCGACTTGTGCTTTAGGGCAGCTTGAGGGGAATTTGGG GAATTTTGCTGAAGCCGAGGATATACTGACAAATGCATTAACTAAAACAGAAGAACATTTTG GGTCTCACCATCCGAAGGTTGGCGTTGTCTTAACCTGCATAGCACTCATGTTTCGACACAAAGCAATGAAGGAGCATTCAAGTTCACTTTTGATTCAAGAG GGACTTTGCAGGAGAGCAATGGACTTGATGAAAGTTTCACCGAAAG GCACGGGAGAACAATTAAAGGTGGACAGACGTGACATAGCAATCATAGCTGGAGGTACTGATCAAGCATCCAAGTTATT GTGCGTATGCGGAGATACTCGACGTCCAACAGAATAG
- the LOC120091270 gene encoding light-harvesting complex-like protein OHP1, chloroplastic: MASSSAILSSSLLPARAPICSQQDGRLCLFQIGSVRANNSRSRVPFRVQAAKPPAGVELPKVEPKFEAPFLGFTKTAEVWNSRACMIGLIGIFVVELILNKGILQVIGVDVGKGLDLPL, encoded by the exons ATGGCGTCCTCCTCTGCGATTTTATCATCTTCTCTTCTTCCGGCCAGAGCTCCGATCTGTAGCCAACAAGACGGCCGACTCTGTCTCTTTCAAATCGGGTCTGTCCGTGCCAATAACAGCAGGTCTCGTGTCCCTTTCAGGGTTCAGGCCGCAAAGCCTCCGGCTGGA GTTGAATTGCCAAAAGTAGAGCCGAAATTTGAAGCCCCGTTTCTTGGATTCACTAAAACTGCTGAAGTCTGGAATTCCAGAGCCTGCATGATAGGCCTCATTGGGATTTTCGTAGTGGAGCTG atattgaacaagggtatactTCAGGTGATTGGAGTTGATGTTGGGAAAGGCCTGGATCTTCCTCTCTGA